The Kribbella jejuensis region CCGTGACGATCCCGGCCGCCTCGCCGTCGGCGAGCGTGCCGGGATCCGTGGCGCCGGCCGTGACGTGGCCGATGATCCGCCACGGTCCGTCGCCGCGGACGGCGTACCCGTCCATCGCCGACCGGTCTACCGGCGGTACCGCGACCGGCGCGACCAACGGCGTACCGAGCACGCAGCCGTCCGCGTCGTGCAGCGGTTTGGAGACGACCACGCCCGGTCGCGCCACCGCGTGCGCGAGCCGTCGAGCCACGTCCCACTCGACTGCTTCCCGCTGCCGATGGGCGCGCGTCACCCCGGGCCTGTCGTCCACACCACAACCCTCTCCAACCAGACCCGCGTTGTCGACCCGGCGCCGCCCGGCGGCGGGCGTGCCGCCGGTCACAATGCCTGGAGCTTCTTCGCGGCCAGGGCGGCGGCCGGGTCGAGGTCGGTGGCGCCGGAGTTCGCGTGGTCGATCAGGGCCTGTTTCATCCGCGGGTCCCAGACCGCCTTCAGATGGTTGGCGATCGCGGTGGCGGCGTCGGTGGGGGAGCGGTGCGCGAACTGGGCAGCGATCTCGTTCGCCAGTCGCACGTACGGCGGCACACCTGCGCTCATCGCTTGCCTCCAGCAACCGCCGGCTCGCGGGCCGCGTCGGTGACGGTCGATGCCGGAACGAGGTCGACCTGGACCGCGGTGACCTTGTACTCGGGGCAGTTCGTGGCCCAATCCGAGTTGTCCGTGGTGACCACGTTCGCACCGCTGACCGGATGGTGGAAGGTGGTGTAGCAGACGCCGACCGGCATCCGGTCCGAGATCCGCGCCCGTAGCTCGGTCCGCCCGACCCGGCTCGACAGCGCGACCAGGTCCCCGTCCGTCACCCCGCGGACCTCCGCGTCGTGCGGATGCAGTTCCAGCACGTCCTCGGCATGCCAGGCGACGTTCGCGGTACGCCGGGTCTGCGCGCCGACGTTGTACTGCGAGAGGATCCGCCCGGTCGTCAGGATCAACGGGTACTTCCGCGTGGACCGCTCCGACGTCGGCACGTACACGGTCTCCATGAACCGGCCCTTGCCGCGGGTGAACTCGTCCTCGTGCATGATCGGCGTACCGGACGGATGGTCCACGTTGCACGGCCACTGGATCGACCCGAGCTCGTCGAGCTTCCCGAACGAGACACCGGCGAACGTCGGCGTGGTGATCGCGATCTCGTCCATGATCTGCGCCGCCGAGTCGTAGTGCATCGGGTACCCCATCGCCTGCGCGAGGTCGCAGACGATCTCCCACTCCTGCTTCCCGGTCCGCGGCGCCATGATCGGCCGCACCCGGTTGATCCGTCGCTCCGCGTTCGTGAACGTACCGTCCTTCTCCAGGAACGACGTCCCCGGCAACAGGACGTGCGCGAACTTCGCGGTTTCGTTGA contains the following coding sequences:
- a CDS encoding formate dehydrogenase subunit delta, with the translated sequence MSAGVPPYVRLANEIAAQFAHRSPTDAATAIANHLKAVWDPRMKQALIDHANSGATDLDPAAALAAKKLQAL